Below is a genomic region from Prolixibacteraceae bacterium.
CAAGAGTCTCAGGGGTGAGTTCAATGATCTTGAAGTCGCTCCATTGCCACCAATACTTCGCAAAAGAGCCAAACTCTTTCTGTATTTCAATAAAAGCCAAGGCATTGGTGTAGACACTTTCGATCTTTCTCCGGTTACGAATAATTCTTGGGTTGTCCATATGTTGTAAAAAGTGATCTAAACCTGATTCAACGATGGCTTGGGGATCAAAATCTAAGAATACCTCTCTATAACCTTCTCTCTTCTTTAGAATAGTGATCCAACTTAATCCTGCTTGAGCTCCTTCCAAACTGATCTTCTCGAAAAAGTCGATATCATCAATCTTTGGTACTCCCCATTCCGTATCGTGATAGGCGATATATAGGGGATCACTCCCACACCATGAGCATCGTTTAATCTCATCGGATGTTATACTCTGTCTGTCTTTAATCATAGTTAAAACCATTTCTTTGATTAAAGATACGCCTTTTCATCCAAAATCAATTAATGAACGTTACTTGTGTCCCTGAGTTAACCTCCCGATTTTTTATTGGATTTCTTGCAAAGAGATTGATTCTTCTTTTCTGTCGATAAATCTCTAGATGGAGGGAAACTGCTATTGCTACTGTTTTTTTACTACGAGCCAATTGATCTTCAAGATTCTTGACCTTATTGTGTAGTGAAGCGTTTTCTTCGGACAGGACTTTAACCTGTAACTTGAGATCATCAAGTTCTTTAAGTAATTGAGCAATTTGCTCCTTTAATGATTTGTTCTCCTGTTCTAAAAGATCGACTTTTTTGATGCCTATAAAAATCTACTCATATGGTCAGAATAGAAAAGACAACAACTAAAAGTAATCAACAAATACATCGTTATTTTATCAACACTGTACGCCAAATCAACGTATTTGAAGTTTTTATCTATTGAAACCTATCTGAAGAACCTGAGTAGTAACGTTTTTTCTTATTTTATGAAGAAGTAATGCTAATTGGATATGCGTGTTGTGTGAAAAAATCCATCTACGATACGTTGGTTTTTGGGATAAAACGTAAGTAGATGGATTTTGAATTAATGAAAGTCAAGCAATAATTTAAACCAATAATATCATTAAAAAGAACTATTTTATTACGTTCTATTTTGTTTGTATTTCGTTAAAAAACTAAGCGTAGGGGAAACTATGCTTTGATTTTCAGTCTTGTTTAAACAAAATCTATTCACAAACGTTTATAGCTCATTACATGATGTAATTGGGTTTATTATTTTTTTGTTTTACACTTGCTACAGTGTTTTCCTTCTTTACTTGCTGTTTTACAACAATCTTTTTTTGTCTTGTCGCATTTTTGACATTGCTCTCCTTTTTTTGAAGCGTCTTTACAGCAATCTTTCTTCTTTGCGCACTCTTTTTTGCTTTTGTCTTTACAACATGATTTCTTCTTGGCTTCTGGGTGACACTTTGTACATGTCTCTCCTTTATCCGCTGCAGCTTTACAACAATCTTTGTCAATAGAGATCTCTGTTGTTTGGTCTTGAGATGTTGTGGTTGTGTTGTTTGCAGATAGAGCAGTTGTTGTAAATGCCAACACTAGCAATAGAAGTAATTGTTTCATACTAAAAAATGTTTTAATCAATAATTTCGTTCTTGCACTATATTACACCAAGGTATTCCTTTTGTTTTCACATTAAAGGTTAATTAAGCTATATTGTATTATGATGTGTAAATGAATATATTAGGCTTTTGTGTGGATGGGGATCTGATATTGTCTATTTTTATCTCATCTCTAAGTGAATTGTTTATCTTTGATCTCAGTGGAAATAGATCTACTTGGATGATACTCTCTTTCAGTATACGGTTATCATAAGTATATATTGATTGTTTTAAGTCGATGCTTTGCAGATGAGTATCTTTCTTTC
It encodes:
- a CDS encoding DNA-3-methyladenine glycosylase I codes for the protein MTSDEIKRCSWCGSDPLYIAYHDTEWGVPKIDDIDFFEKISLEGAQAGLSWITILKKREGYREVFLDFDPQAIVESGLDHFLQHMDNPRIIRNRRKIESVYTNALAFIEIQKEFGSFAKYWWQWSDFKIIELTPETLEDIPTQTELSLKISKDLKRRGFKFVGPTIIYSMMQATGMVNDHISTCMFRNHGITIDPTLFEEL